From a region of the Corallococcus coralloides DSM 2259 genome:
- a CDS encoding B12-binding domain-containing radical SAM protein gives MSSGRALSPVLLVGAGTGEATCGILYLASYLRRGGIEAFVRLWDGDESAGEVTQSFERLIARVRPKLIGISLKWFHHVDRALLIARTLRKIDPSIRIVVGGNSASYWWKELSGYDCIDYVILGDGEAPLLALCNGEEAPPNVVTRTPDGRPRRLPLAYVQRTTNTQDVYYSHFNEIFLSQMDAHSFSGWVAPGKGCGENCLYCGGARGNQKADFGRAKPFLRAEENVRRDHQEIASRTWQMRYDFAGSTAEFLGSTWAGVDLSRHCCTYFLWGVPRVELVSALAETFQRIYMVIDIGCFSEQQRLEQMAKGLLKPCAKDRELLEVIESVRRHPNVEIEISGIGGLPYTNRERLAEELRLVERIIGLDCVVGYQRLEAQPGALVTEHPARFDMVTEAKTFAEFLGYFERREPGDVSVPMIRFKDKELEAAVQRNSDRVDELAWKHRDARKRVDLHGRTRLKNTAPSTKRFTLGDWLGSHRAPAKLAKEPVTVLRSVDGITLSCAPSVSPRKFTDPTLTQGDDGAILLAALAAFDQPTTVSSAVSHLGAKERLDPHSAREVIDHLVDGRFLQPA, from the coding sequence ATGAGCAGTGGTCGTGCCCTTTCGCCAGTCCTCCTCGTCGGTGCCGGAACAGGCGAAGCCACGTGCGGCATCCTCTACCTGGCGAGCTACCTGCGGCGCGGCGGGATTGAAGCCTTCGTGCGCCTGTGGGACGGGGACGAAAGCGCAGGAGAGGTGACGCAGTCCTTCGAGCGCCTCATCGCGCGCGTGCGCCCGAAGCTCATCGGCATCAGCCTGAAGTGGTTCCACCACGTGGACCGCGCGCTGCTCATCGCTCGGACCCTCCGGAAGATCGACCCGTCCATCCGCATCGTCGTGGGCGGCAACTCCGCGTCGTACTGGTGGAAGGAGCTGAGCGGCTACGACTGCATCGACTACGTCATCCTGGGCGATGGAGAAGCCCCCCTGCTGGCGCTCTGCAACGGAGAGGAAGCCCCGCCCAACGTCGTGACGCGGACGCCGGACGGGCGTCCCCGCAGGTTGCCGCTGGCGTACGTGCAGCGCACCACCAACACGCAGGACGTCTACTACTCGCACTTCAACGAGATCTTCCTCAGCCAGATGGACGCGCACTCCTTCTCCGGCTGGGTCGCGCCCGGCAAGGGCTGCGGCGAGAACTGCCTCTATTGCGGCGGCGCGCGAGGCAACCAGAAGGCGGACTTCGGGCGCGCGAAGCCGTTCCTGCGCGCCGAGGAGAACGTGCGCAGGGACCATCAGGAGATCGCCAGCCGGACCTGGCAGATGCGCTACGACTTCGCGGGCAGCACGGCGGAGTTCCTGGGGAGCACCTGGGCGGGCGTGGACCTGTCGCGCCACTGCTGCACGTACTTCCTCTGGGGCGTGCCGCGCGTGGAGCTGGTCTCGGCGCTGGCGGAGACCTTCCAGCGCATCTACATGGTCATCGACATCGGCTGCTTCTCCGAACAGCAGCGGCTGGAGCAGATGGCCAAGGGCCTGCTCAAGCCCTGCGCGAAGGACCGCGAGCTGCTGGAGGTCATCGAGTCCGTCCGCCGCCATCCGAACGTGGAGATCGAAATCTCCGGCATCGGCGGCCTGCCGTACACGAACCGGGAGCGGCTCGCGGAGGAGCTGCGGCTGGTGGAGCGCATCATCGGCCTGGACTGCGTGGTGGGCTACCAGCGGCTGGAGGCGCAACCCGGAGCGCTCGTCACGGAGCACCCCGCGCGCTTCGACATGGTGACGGAGGCGAAGACGTTCGCGGAGTTCCTCGGCTACTTCGAGCGCCGCGAACCCGGTGACGTGTCCGTGCCAATGATCCGCTTCAAGGACAAGGAGCTGGAGGCCGCGGTGCAGCGCAACTCGGACCGGGTGGACGAACTGGCCTGGAAGCACCGGGACGCAAGGAAGCGCGTCGACCTCCACGGCCGCACGCGGCTCAAGAACACCGCGCCCTCGACGAAGCGCTTCACGCTGGGGGACTGGCTGGGAAGCCACCGGGCGCCCGCGAAGCTGGCGAAGGAGCCGGTGACGGTCCTGCGCTCGGTGGATGGCATCACCCTGAGCTGCGCGCCGTCCGTCAGCCCACGCAAGTTCACCGACCCCACGCTGACCCAGGGCGACGACGGCGCCATCCTCCTCGCCGCCCTGGCCGCCTTCGATCAGCCGACCACCGTCTCCAGCGCGGTGTCTCACCTGGGCGCGAAGGAACGGCTGGATCCGCACTCCGCCCGCGAGGTCATCGACCACCTGGTCGACGGGCGCTTCCTCCAGCCTGCGTAG
- a CDS encoding xanthine dehydrogenase family protein molybdopterin-binding subunit has translation MQDTRIRLSRRSVLEGMGLVAAGLGLEVFLPARAHAAPMPTAMPEVPTNGLRANVFVHVAPDGVVTIVCHRSEMGQGVRSSLPVLIADELGADMAHVKVVQGDGDEAYGDQNTDGSSSVRKIFDDLRYAGATARTMLVAVAAKRWKVAPTECEARDHAVFHKGTQRTLKFGELAGDAAKLKVPKKEAVTLRPRSELKHLGKELPLLDGPDIVTGRAVFGADVVLPGMRTVVIARPPVAGGKVARYDATKTLAVPGVRQVVELPAATKPFLFQPLGGLAVVADHTWAAMKGRAVLDVTWEGGENAVYDSEAYREQLLAVIGKPGKVVRNVGDAEGALAKAAKRVQATYNTPHLAHAPMEPPAAVAKVENGTCEVWATTQNPQAARSEVAKALGIDPSKVTVHVTLLGGGFGRKSKPDYVVEAALVAKAVGAPVRLQWTREDDVRHDYYHSTSAQRLEAGLDASGKVVAWHQRIAFPPIGSTFSDATFAGDGEMGQGIVDLPLAIPDVRMENCEARAHTRIGWLRSVANIYHAFAVQSFIDELAHERGTDPRDTLLEVLGPSRIVTPKDLGVAKIPNYGQSIEEHPVDTARLRRVIERVTGLSRWDERKREGRALGLAAHRSFLTYVAVVVSVVKDADERIRVDEAWIVADAGTIVNMERVRAQMEGAVVFGLSLGLYGAITMKDGAVVESNFRDYRLARIAETPKRIHVDIIPSDGRPGGVGEPGVPPVAPALANAVFALTGTRVRELPLVKTVKV, from the coding sequence ATGCAAGACACGCGCATCCGTCTGTCGCGCCGTTCCGTGCTCGAAGGAATGGGCCTCGTGGCCGCGGGCCTGGGGTTGGAGGTGTTCCTGCCCGCGAGGGCGCACGCCGCGCCCATGCCCACGGCGATGCCGGAGGTGCCCACGAATGGCCTCCGGGCCAACGTCTTCGTGCACGTGGCGCCGGACGGCGTGGTGACCATCGTCTGCCACCGCTCGGAGATGGGGCAGGGCGTGCGCAGCTCGCTGCCGGTGCTCATCGCGGACGAGCTGGGCGCGGACATGGCCCACGTGAAGGTGGTCCAGGGCGACGGCGACGAGGCCTACGGCGACCAGAACACGGACGGCTCCAGCAGCGTTCGGAAGATCTTCGACGACCTGCGCTACGCGGGCGCGACGGCGCGCACGATGCTGGTTGCGGTGGCGGCGAAGCGCTGGAAGGTGGCGCCCACGGAGTGCGAGGCGCGCGACCACGCCGTGTTCCACAAGGGCACGCAGCGCACGCTCAAGTTCGGCGAGCTGGCCGGTGACGCGGCGAAGCTGAAGGTCCCCAAGAAGGAAGCGGTGACGCTCCGTCCGCGCAGCGAGCTCAAGCACCTGGGCAAGGAGCTGCCGCTGCTGGACGGTCCGGACATCGTGACGGGCCGGGCGGTGTTCGGCGCGGACGTCGTGTTGCCGGGGATGCGCACGGTGGTCATCGCGCGTCCGCCCGTGGCGGGAGGCAAGGTAGCCCGCTACGACGCGACGAAGACGCTGGCGGTGCCGGGCGTGCGGCAGGTGGTGGAGCTGCCGGCGGCGACGAAGCCCTTCCTGTTCCAGCCGTTGGGAGGCCTGGCGGTGGTGGCGGACCACACCTGGGCGGCGATGAAGGGCCGCGCGGTGCTGGACGTGACGTGGGAGGGCGGGGAGAACGCCGTCTACGACTCGGAGGCGTACCGCGAGCAGCTGCTGGCGGTGATTGGCAAGCCGGGCAAGGTGGTGCGCAACGTCGGCGATGCGGAGGGCGCGCTGGCGAAGGCGGCGAAGCGGGTGCAGGCCACGTACAACACGCCGCACCTGGCGCACGCGCCCATGGAGCCGCCCGCGGCGGTGGCGAAGGTGGAGAACGGCACCTGCGAGGTGTGGGCCACGACGCAGAATCCGCAGGCCGCGCGCAGCGAGGTGGCGAAGGCGCTGGGCATCGACCCGTCGAAGGTGACCGTCCACGTGACGCTGCTGGGCGGCGGGTTCGGCCGCAAGTCGAAGCCGGACTACGTGGTGGAGGCGGCGCTCGTCGCGAAGGCGGTGGGAGCGCCGGTGCGCCTCCAGTGGACGCGCGAGGACGACGTGCGCCACGACTACTACCACTCCACGAGCGCGCAGCGGCTGGAGGCGGGCCTGGACGCGAGCGGCAAGGTGGTGGCGTGGCACCAGCGCATCGCGTTCCCGCCCATCGGCTCCACGTTCTCCGACGCGACGTTCGCGGGGGACGGAGAGATGGGGCAGGGCATCGTGGACCTGCCGCTGGCCATCCCGGACGTGCGGATGGAGAACTGCGAGGCGCGAGCGCACACGCGCATCGGCTGGCTGCGGTCCGTGGCGAACATCTACCACGCGTTCGCGGTGCAGAGCTTCATCGACGAGCTGGCGCACGAGCGCGGCACGGATCCGCGAGACACGTTGCTGGAGGTGCTGGGGCCGTCGCGCATCGTGACGCCCAAGGACCTGGGCGTGGCGAAGATTCCGAACTACGGCCAGTCTATTGAAGAGCACCCGGTGGACACGGCGCGGCTGCGCAGGGTGATTGAGCGGGTGACGGGCCTGTCGCGCTGGGACGAGCGCAAGCGGGAGGGCAGGGCGCTGGGGCTGGCGGCGCACCGCAGCTTCCTGACGTACGTGGCGGTGGTGGTGTCGGTGGTGAAGGACGCGGACGAGCGCATCCGGGTGGACGAGGCGTGGATCGTCGCGGACGCGGGCACCATCGTGAACATGGAGCGCGTGCGGGCGCAGATGGAGGGCGCGGTGGTGTTCGGCCTGAGCCTGGGGCTCTACGGCGCCATCACGATGAAGGACGGCGCCGTGGTGGAGAGCAACTTCCGCGACTACCGCCTGGCACGCATCGCGGAGACGCCGAAGCGCATCCACGTGGACATCATCCCCAGCGACGGCCGGCCCGGAGGCGTGGGAGAGCCCGGAGTGCCCCCCGTGGCTCCGGCCCTGGCCAACGCCGTGTTCGCGCTCACGGGGACGCGCGTGCGCGAGCTGCCCTTGGTGAAGACCGTGAAGGTGTAG
- a CDS encoding kelch repeat protein: MAHSERDAVKPFRMRLMSGLVLLSLVCCSSPQKQTGTEAPEQGTWTPLPSGAPLGTGLQVAGVFDGQNVLLWGGLGDCTVNGVCGDGARFNLEAKTWTPLSTQGAPSARTLHSAVWTGEKMMVWGGLGCGSPLGPCGDGATYDPATDTWSSITSQDAPSPRGGHTATWTGEVMVVWGGQDLQQGRVFRDGARYHVDAGIWTTMNFVEAPVGRRYHSAVWTGELSGEVLYWGGNGGGGTVNVAQADGSSYGPFVGHWLAMPTEGAPTGRWAHTAVWTGSKMIIWGGIGCGDDPQDPVYCEQGAAFDPVSRKWSPISARGAPSPRTGHAAVWTGSKMVIWGGASTKCGSGGGACSDGAAYDPETDTWAPLRTQGAPSARSGHVGMWTGSALFIWGGMGGGGSEVPLTDGALWVP; this comes from the coding sequence ATGGCGCATTCGGAGCGTGACGCGGTGAAGCCGTTTCGGATGCGCCTGATGTCGGGCCTGGTCCTCCTGTCGCTGGTCTGCTGTTCGAGTCCGCAGAAGCAGACCGGGACGGAGGCCCCGGAGCAGGGCACCTGGACGCCTCTGCCCTCGGGTGCGCCCCTGGGCACGGGGCTCCAGGTGGCGGGTGTCTTCGATGGCCAGAACGTCCTGCTCTGGGGCGGGCTGGGCGACTGCACCGTCAACGGCGTCTGCGGTGACGGGGCCCGGTTCAACCTGGAGGCGAAGACCTGGACGCCCCTGTCGACCCAGGGGGCGCCGTCCGCGCGCACCCTGCACTCGGCGGTGTGGACTGGCGAGAAGATGATGGTCTGGGGTGGGCTCGGCTGTGGAAGCCCCCTGGGCCCCTGCGGCGACGGCGCGACCTACGACCCGGCCACCGACACCTGGAGCTCCATCACGTCCCAGGACGCGCCCTCTCCGCGCGGGGGACACACGGCCACCTGGACCGGTGAGGTGATGGTGGTGTGGGGGGGTCAGGATCTCCAGCAGGGGCGCGTGTTCCGGGACGGGGCCCGCTACCACGTCGATGCGGGCATCTGGACGACCATGAACTTCGTCGAGGCCCCCGTGGGGCGCCGCTATCACTCCGCGGTGTGGACCGGAGAGCTCAGCGGCGAGGTGCTCTACTGGGGCGGAAACGGCGGCGGCGGCACCGTGAACGTAGCCCAGGCGGACGGCTCGAGTTACGGCCCCTTCGTGGGCCACTGGCTGGCGATGCCGACCGAAGGGGCGCCCACGGGCCGGTGGGCGCACACGGCGGTGTGGACCGGCTCGAAGATGATCATCTGGGGCGGGATTGGCTGCGGCGACGACCCGCAGGACCCGGTCTATTGCGAGCAGGGCGCCGCGTTCGACCCGGTGTCCCGGAAGTGGTCCCCCATCTCCGCCAGGGGCGCACCCTCCCCTCGCACCGGGCACGCCGCTGTGTGGACCGGGTCGAAGATGGTCATCTGGGGTGGCGCGTCGACGAAGTGCGGCTCGGGCGGCGGGGCCTGCTCGGACGGTGCGGCCTACGACCCGGAGACGGACACGTGGGCGCCGCTGCGCACCCAGGGTGCCCCGTCCGCACGGTCCGGACACGTGGGCATGTGGACGGGCAGCGCCCTCTTCATCTGGGGCGGAATGGGGGGCGGCGGCTCCGAAGTCCCCCTGACGGACGGCGCTTTGTGGGTGCCGTGA
- a CDS encoding DUF6600 domain-containing protein, producing the protein MGSWHPRVRWLRTGTSVLAILAASGCVMGPDEFGPQVTSSSTPLDHPISQFRDVLAPYGTWMDLPHIGWVWQPNPDEVGAGFVPYSSNGRWVSSDWGWTFESDTDWGWAPFHYGRWFNTPSEGWLWWPDNEWAPAWVDWRWGNGFVGWQPLAPPGMNTGLSWTFMSADNFVQPDVGSHLLPESRVQELMRQTQPVGEHVVAREGYWNRGPEPEEVARVTGQEVPLSQPMTPPTAHPPRASAKSSEPRSAQGSSPRR; encoded by the coding sequence ATGGGCTCCTGGCATCCCCGGGTGCGCTGGCTTCGGACCGGCACCAGCGTCCTTGCCATCCTGGCAGCCAGCGGCTGCGTGATGGGCCCGGATGAATTCGGGCCGCAGGTGACGTCCAGCTCGACGCCCCTGGACCACCCCATTTCCCAGTTCCGGGACGTGCTGGCGCCCTACGGCACGTGGATGGACCTGCCGCACATCGGCTGGGTCTGGCAGCCGAACCCGGACGAGGTGGGCGCGGGCTTCGTCCCGTATTCCTCCAACGGCCGGTGGGTTTCCAGCGATTGGGGATGGACCTTCGAGAGCGATACGGATTGGGGCTGGGCACCGTTCCACTATGGCCGGTGGTTCAACACGCCGTCGGAAGGCTGGTTGTGGTGGCCCGACAATGAGTGGGCCCCTGCCTGGGTGGACTGGCGGTGGGGAAATGGCTTCGTTGGCTGGCAGCCCCTCGCGCCGCCGGGCATGAACACCGGGTTGAGCTGGACGTTCATGAGCGCGGACAACTTCGTGCAGCCCGACGTGGGGTCGCATCTCCTTCCGGAGTCGCGGGTCCAGGAGTTGATGCGCCAGACGCAGCCCGTGGGCGAGCATGTGGTGGCTCGCGAGGGGTACTGGAACCGGGGGCCGGAGCCGGAGGAGGTGGCCCGGGTCACCGGACAGGAGGTGCCGCTCTCGCAGCCGATGACGCCACCCACGGCGCATCCGCCGCGTGCGTCCGCCAAGAGCTCGGAGCCCAGATCCGCGCAAGGGTCTTCTCCCCGCCGGTAG
- a CDS encoding (2Fe-2S)-binding protein, translating into MSIRLRVNGTEHELDVDPEMPLLWALRDVLTLTGTKYGCGQALCGACVVHIDGAAVRSCVTPVRRAEGREVMTIEGLSPDGSHPLQKAWVDLAVPQCGFCQAGQIMTAAALLAKKPKPTDAEIDQSLAGNLCRCGTYTRIRTAVKKAAGLPTE; encoded by the coding sequence GTGAGCATCCGACTGCGAGTGAATGGGACCGAGCACGAGCTCGACGTGGATCCGGAGATGCCGCTGCTCTGGGCGCTGCGCGATGTGCTGACGCTGACGGGCACGAAGTACGGCTGCGGCCAGGCGCTCTGTGGCGCGTGCGTGGTGCACATCGACGGCGCGGCGGTGCGCTCGTGCGTGACGCCGGTGCGCCGCGCGGAGGGCCGTGAGGTGATGACCATTGAGGGCCTGTCGCCGGACGGCTCGCACCCGCTGCAGAAGGCGTGGGTGGACCTGGCGGTGCCGCAGTGTGGCTTCTGTCAGGCGGGGCAGATCATGACGGCGGCGGCGCTGCTGGCGAAGAAGCCGAAGCCCACCGACGCGGAGATTGATCAATCGCTGGCGGGCAACCTCTGCCGCTGCGGGACGTACACGCGCATCCGCACCGCCGTGAAGAAGGCGGCGGGACTGCCGACGGAGTGA
- a CDS encoding helicase-related protein, which yields MSSSPSSRPSVVVAELGPTNTGKTFRAIERMLEHDSGIIGLPLRLLAREVYDRVTAKVGEGRVALMTGEEKRVPPRPDYWICTVEAMPTDREVDFLAVDEIQLAAHRERGHVFTDRLLHARGRKETWFLGADTMRPMVQALIPHASMKRAMRLSQLRYAGRRSLKSLPPRSAVVAFSADRVYELAESLRRLRGGVAVVLGALSPRTRNAQVAMYQSGEVQYLVATDAIGMGLNLDLNHVAFATLSKYDGAEQRDLYPDELAQIAGRAGRHLNDGSFGALNTLPELPPRIVSAIETHRFPAVRSLIWRNSSLDFASPEALLDSLSRAPRDSAFVRVERADDFDALKGLSAVPAIRELTTDKASVELLWQVCQVPDFRKGLFGQHVALLRETFLQLTAGDGKLDPTWLGRQVSPLDDASGDIHTLMDRLAAIRIWTYISHRPGWLSDAEAWQERTRRIEDALGDALHERLVERFVQRAARRSARRFVRASAQPQAGASDSPFAKLGLLLTEVPGAEGAVMTEEQFVQRVVDATHDAFEVDAAGRISFEAQPLARLVRGRDRRSPQLALAEPEVWTGGARQRLERRLVALARDLVTEAMGGFPAESFTGASRSPATRAVAYQLAEGLGVISQAEAREQWRLLDEESRERLKAQGVHEGQRYLYVTQALSPQALERRAMLTALFQQAPSPQGIPQEPALNVSVLAGRSARAFGYEVIGPVALRIDIVERLGEGLRNPQGAKQVHALMQQLRLDGGVRAQVLRALGGQPQGAASKRRRRRRGRKPSATAPEPSGVRGREPAGSSRFTDRP from the coding sequence ATGAGCTCGAGCCCATCCAGCCGGCCGTCCGTCGTCGTGGCGGAGCTGGGGCCCACGAACACCGGGAAGACCTTCCGCGCCATCGAACGGATGCTCGAGCACGACTCCGGCATCATCGGGTTGCCGCTCCGCCTGCTCGCCCGTGAGGTCTACGACCGGGTGACCGCGAAGGTGGGCGAGGGCCGGGTCGCGCTGATGACGGGCGAGGAGAAGCGCGTGCCGCCCCGGCCCGACTACTGGATCTGCACCGTGGAGGCGATGCCGACCGACCGGGAGGTGGACTTCCTCGCGGTGGATGAAATCCAGCTCGCCGCGCACCGGGAGCGTGGGCACGTCTTCACGGACCGGCTGCTGCACGCGCGCGGGCGCAAGGAGACCTGGTTCCTGGGCGCGGACACCATGCGGCCCATGGTGCAGGCGCTGATTCCGCATGCGTCCATGAAGCGCGCCATGCGCCTGTCGCAGCTGCGCTATGCCGGGCGCCGCTCGCTGAAGAGCCTGCCGCCGCGCTCGGCGGTGGTCGCGTTCTCCGCGGACCGCGTCTACGAGCTGGCCGAATCACTGCGCCGGCTGCGGGGCGGGGTGGCGGTGGTGCTGGGAGCGCTGTCGCCCCGGACGCGCAACGCGCAGGTGGCCATGTATCAGTCCGGCGAGGTCCAGTACCTCGTGGCCACGGATGCCATTGGCATGGGGTTGAACCTGGACCTCAACCACGTGGCCTTCGCGACGCTCTCCAAGTACGACGGCGCCGAACAGCGCGACCTGTATCCGGACGAGCTGGCGCAGATTGCCGGCCGCGCGGGGCGCCACCTCAACGACGGGAGCTTCGGCGCGCTGAACACGCTGCCGGAGCTGCCGCCGCGCATCGTCTCCGCCATCGAAACCCACCGCTTCCCGGCGGTGCGCAGCCTCATCTGGCGCAACTCCTCGCTCGACTTCGCAAGCCCGGAGGCGCTGCTGGACTCGCTGTCGCGGGCGCCGCGCGACAGCGCCTTCGTCCGGGTGGAGCGCGCGGATGACTTCGACGCACTCAAGGGCCTGTCGGCGGTGCCCGCCATCCGCGAGCTCACCACCGACAAGGCCTCCGTGGAGCTCTTGTGGCAGGTCTGCCAGGTCCCGGACTTCCGCAAGGGGCTCTTCGGGCAGCATGTCGCGCTCTTGCGCGAGACGTTCCTCCAGCTGACGGCAGGGGACGGGAAGCTGGACCCCACCTGGCTGGGCCGGCAGGTGTCGCCGCTGGACGATGCGTCCGGGGACATCCACACGCTGATGGACCGGCTCGCGGCCATCCGCATCTGGACGTACATCAGCCATCGCCCGGGCTGGCTGAGCGACGCGGAGGCCTGGCAGGAGCGCACGCGCCGCATCGAGGACGCGCTGGGGGATGCCCTGCATGAGCGGCTGGTGGAGCGCTTCGTCCAGCGGGCCGCGAGGAGGAGCGCGCGTCGCTTCGTGCGGGCCAGCGCGCAGCCACAGGCCGGGGCTTCGGACAGTCCGTTCGCCAAGCTGGGGCTCTTGCTGACGGAGGTGCCGGGCGCGGAAGGCGCGGTGATGACGGAGGAGCAGTTCGTTCAGCGCGTGGTGGACGCGACGCATGACGCCTTCGAGGTGGACGCCGCGGGGCGCATCTCCTTCGAGGCGCAGCCGCTGGCCCGGCTGGTGCGGGGGCGCGACCGGCGCTCGCCGCAGCTGGCGTTGGCGGAGCCGGAGGTGTGGACGGGAGGCGCGCGGCAGCGCTTGGAACGCCGGCTGGTGGCGCTGGCGAGGGATCTGGTCACGGAGGCCATGGGAGGCTTTCCCGCGGAGTCCTTCACGGGCGCGAGCCGCTCACCGGCGACGCGCGCCGTGGCCTACCAGCTGGCGGAAGGGCTGGGCGTCATCTCGCAGGCAGAGGCGCGCGAGCAGTGGCGGCTCCTGGACGAGGAGTCGCGGGAGCGGCTGAAGGCGCAGGGCGTCCACGAGGGCCAGCGGTACCTCTACGTCACCCAGGCCCTGTCGCCGCAGGCCCTGGAGCGGCGGGCGATGTTGACGGCGCTGTTCCAGCAGGCGCCGAGTCCGCAGGGCATCCCCCAGGAGCCGGCGCTGAACGTGTCGGTGCTGGCGGGCCGGAGCGCACGGGCCTTCGGCTACGAGGTCATCGGGCCGGTGGCTCTGCGCATCGACATTGTCGAGCGGCTGGGAGAGGGATTGCGCAACCCGCAGGGCGCGAAGCAGGTGCACGCGCTCATGCAACAACTGCGATTGGATGGCGGCGTCCGCGCGCAGGTGCTGCGGGCGTTGGGCGGACAGCCCCAGGGCGCTGCTTCGAAGCGGCGGCGGCGCAGGCGGGGGCGGAAGCCCTCGGCGACGGCACCAGAGCCGAGTGGTGTTCGCGGTCGTGAACCGGCAGGCTCAAGCCGGTTCACCGACCGCCCATGA
- a CDS encoding DUSAM domain-containing protein, protein MSTPDWSPFRALARRVLREGASLTLSDDVRTLMLRTAEEVSIADAEAALSTSAGALALMREAERRIAEGSNRLTDALHRMWSFQRQGDFDSARQQMRDVLAVEVVPYYRELALEQLSGMSDEP, encoded by the coding sequence ATGAGCACACCGGACTGGAGCCCGTTCCGCGCCCTTGCACGGCGCGTCCTTCGCGAGGGAGCGTCACTGACACTGAGTGACGACGTACGCACCCTCATGCTGCGCACTGCCGAGGAAGTCTCAATCGCTGATGCAGAGGCGGCCTTGAGCACCAGCGCTGGGGCGCTTGCCTTGATGCGTGAGGCCGAGCGGCGCATCGCAGAGGGGTCAAACCGCCTGACAGACGCGCTGCATCGGATGTGGAGCTTCCAGCGGCAAGGTGACTTCGACAGTGCGCGCCAGCAGATGCGCGACGTGCTCGCTGTCGAAGTCGTCCCCTACTACCGCGAGCTCGCCTTGGAACAACTCTCCGGCATGTCTGACGAGCCATGA
- a CDS encoding siderophore-interacting protein, translating to MANAKAMLGSMLGRFLFTEAKVTQVREVSRAFRQIDCEGPALRGQGWTPGDKVQVFLPGLGMRTYTPLSWDEARGATSFLVYLHGDSPGAKWGRDVRAGDPVQFFGPRRSVALESSDAPVVLFGDETSFAVAHAFRTGAKRDVTPIFEVTRREDCAPALRELGFEGQDVERTAGDAHLTQVHERLREALRAKPGATLVMTGRAQSIQALRSRLRGDGERATPKVKAYWAVGKTGLD from the coding sequence ATGGCAAACGCCAAGGCCATGCTCGGAAGCATGCTGGGCCGTTTTCTCTTCACCGAAGCGAAGGTGACCCAGGTGCGCGAAGTCTCGCGCGCCTTCCGACAGATTGACTGTGAAGGGCCCGCGCTGCGGGGGCAGGGATGGACCCCCGGCGACAAGGTGCAGGTGTTCCTGCCCGGACTGGGCATGCGCACGTACACGCCGCTGTCCTGGGACGAAGCACGCGGCGCCACGTCCTTCCTGGTGTACCTGCACGGCGACAGCCCCGGAGCGAAGTGGGGCCGCGATGTGCGCGCCGGGGACCCGGTGCAGTTCTTCGGTCCCCGGCGCTCGGTGGCGCTGGAGTCCAGTGACGCGCCGGTGGTGCTCTTCGGTGACGAAACGTCCTTCGCGGTGGCGCACGCGTTCCGCACCGGAGCGAAGCGCGACGTCACCCCCATCTTCGAGGTGACCCGCCGCGAGGACTGCGCCCCCGCGCTGCGCGAGCTGGGCTTCGAGGGCCAGGACGTGGAGCGCACGGCAGGCGACGCGCACCTGACGCAGGTCCACGAGCGGCTGCGCGAAGCCCTGCGCGCGAAACCCGGCGCGACGCTGGTGATGACGGGCCGGGCGCAGTCCATCCAGGCCCTGCGCTCGCGGCTGCGCGGCGACGGTGAACGCGCCACGCCGAAGGTGAAGGCCTACTGGGCCGTGGGCAAGACGGGGCTCGACTGA
- a CDS encoding collagen-like protein, giving the protein MCTPATLFCEGNKMWSCTRSGTDAALYANCAGGSANNPTSCFSDNCAPGSSACCRPAKATCRWNFSSPVTSGTYFTYADGQNYCSLPTSCDGVSNFQVVVVADVKSQQCGQGTFRDLNIIIKRPLTTPGAVIQLPDNRVSLSFSAPGNNCNSWTGTVRWDSDVPSYSVSVDATCSESGKSHIRFVGTVSGDI; this is encoded by the coding sequence ATGTGCACTCCCGCGACGCTGTTCTGCGAGGGCAACAAGATGTGGAGCTGCACCCGGTCGGGTACGGATGCCGCGCTCTATGCCAATTGCGCCGGCGGATCAGCAAACAATCCCACCAGCTGCTTCAGCGACAACTGCGCGCCAGGAAGCTCCGCCTGTTGCCGTCCAGCGAAGGCCACCTGCCGCTGGAACTTCTCCAGCCCCGTCACCTCCGGCACATACTTCACCTACGCCGACGGCCAGAATTACTGCTCGCTCCCAACGTCCTGTGACGGTGTCAGTAACTTCCAGGTCGTTGTTGTCGCAGATGTGAAGTCTCAGCAATGTGGTCAGGGCACATTCAGGGACCTGAACATCATCATCAAACGGCCCCTGACCACGCCGGGCGCAGTCATTCAGCTTCCGGACAACCGTGTAAGCCTTTCCTTTTCTGCTCCCGGAAACAACTGCAACTCCTGGACCGGGACCGTCAGGTGGGATTCGGATGTCCCCAGCTACAGCGTCTCCGTGGATGCCACTTGCAGCGAATCAGGCAAGAGCCACATCCGCTTCGTGGGCACCGTGAGTGGAGACATCTGA